Part of the Desulforegula conservatrix Mb1Pa genome is shown below.
TGAATCTTCCTGTATGGGAGTCAGCATAAATCGCCTAACAAGTCGCCCAAGCTGACGCCGTCACGCACCGATTTCACCAGTAAAGCAGCGGCGGCGCAGCTTAGCTTGCCGTTAGAACTTTTCATCACAATTGGAGGCAACATGAGTATTAAAGACATAATAGCTTCAGCCGGTCGCAATCTGCACACCATCATCATTACCGCTCGCGAAGATGATGGAAGCACAGAAACGAGAGAAGCGGAGCCATACAGCTATCGTATCAAGGGCCAAGACGAAAAGTTCTTTTGTTATGACATAAGAAAAGGCGGCATTCGCAATTTTCATGTCTCCAGTATTATCTCAGTAAAAGAAACACAAAACACATTCACTCCTCGCTGGCCTGTTGAGGTGTAAAAGCAATGGCCGTTT
Proteins encoded:
- a CDS encoding WYL domain-containing protein, with translation MSIKDIIASAGRNLHTIIITAREDDGSTETREAEPYSYRIKGQDEKFFCYDIRKGGIRNFHVSSIISVKETQNTFTPRWPVEV